The genomic region ACGGCAAATTTCGCAGGTGATGTGTTCGTTTAGCGTTTTCAGTTTTATCTTTCTCTCCATGGTCGCGGAAGGCGCCGGGCAAGCCAGTCCCGGGACAACACGATCCGAGGTTTACAGGATAACAGGAACCtctgttttttgttgattttgagCCCGACGAGAAGTACACACAATTTCTTTCCGTCGTCGCAtcgactagtgttggcagaatcgagAGTAGATCCCTTGACGGATGCTAAGGGATTGGATCTCTCTTGACGGATGTGGATCATACAGGCTGGCTCCGGGTTTCGCTACCAAATGGGAATTATAGAAGTGACctaaagcaaagcggaaataaGCGACTTATCAGTTGCGATTCGATAGGCATTCAGATAAGCATTATCGATTCCCAGCCGAGCATTGATTGGTTTACATCGTCTCGCGACTATTTGATAGATTAGGATTCGGATTTGGAAAGTCGATCCCTAGTAGGGAATCGAATTACCCATCACTAGAATGAAGTTGACAGCGATACTTGTCAGCAACAAACTTAAAACACCTTGGTCACAATTTGAAATGACGGTTAAAATCGCCGATTTGTTATTAACTTACTTGCTATTGCCCTACGCCGAGAGTAACAAAAGatccctcaaatgaaaggtctttttaaGGCAAATAACTTTGTATGAGAAAGGTTTTTTCATACAACATAATTTTAGAGACAAAGTGCTTCACAGCTCTTTTGCTCGCACCGTTCCGGGAAAGGGAATCATGAACCCAGCTCaattaataattaaaagtTTCACTTTGAGCGCGATATTTCGAAATGTctgtaaattaaaataatctaaGAATACGAAAATTAGTTAAACATTTAATGTAGTAAATTATATGCATAATTCATTTCTATTTATGGtcgaaaagtaaaaagtcGTAGGACCATTCAACGATATCTGATCCGTTTTTATAACATGggtattaatttaattttagtaaTTTTATCTTATTTAGGCAAATAAACTCTTCCAATGTAAATGCATCTTGGTTAGTAAGTAAGCAGAGTTCTTCCTACTTTATTTTATAACACCCTTTTTAGTTGATGTTTCAgaacaaaagaacaaaaagcTGCCGGCGGTTGCATTGTTCTCGTTCTCGGTACTGCTGTCGATTCGTAACGTCTGTCCGTGTgttgtgtttagcaaattgATATTTAGTATTTGAGAAGATTTCAGAAAACGACATGTGTTTTTGAGTCCGTTTGTTTCCTTCTTAAATTACCTATTATCGGCCGTAGACTTCATACCGGAAAGCAATCCGTTGATACAACAAAAACTTGCTCATTAAACTTAAACCAGAAAGATGGATGCCTTAAGCGGTTGCCCTTCGGAAAATCCCTGTGTAAGTGCGCAGAAGTGTTTGGGAAGTTTGCATCGCATTATTctaggaaaaacatttttggcAACCATTTTAGTGCAACAAGTCTCTCTGTACGGAATATGACTACGATATTCTAGACAAtttgaaggaaaacgaaatctATCGATGGAAAGTGAATCTCGGACCGTCCCTCCATGAAAGCCGCAATGCAATGGTCGAAATGATTCGTAACCTTGCCGAGGAACATGCCTACCGGCGAACAACTGTTCATTTGGGTAAAATAAGACCATTCTAAACAATTATTCAATCAAAAGAGCTTCATGTTTgtctcttttttgtttcagcaATCTATATGTTTGATGTGTTTATGAGCCACCATGCTGCAGTAGCAGAAAGATTGAACCTTGTTGCCCTAACATGTTTTTATGTCGCATGTAAAATAGAGGAAAACGAACCCTGCATTCCGTCGACCAAAACTTTATGTAGCTTTGTTGAGGACTCCCTCACGCCCGGAGATTTCATCGCGTTCGAAGTGATTATattgaactttttcaattGGTACGTAACCATTCCAACCGCGGCTACCTTTTTGGACTTTTTCGCTATGCACAGTCTCCAAATGGATGACTTCATTACGCCGTCCTCAGCGGCGGAAATGAGTGAAGCTTCGTTTGCTAGATTTAAGCGTGAAATTATCGAATCGAGTTTGGAGTATCTGGATGTTACGCTGGGCCATCCTAAAATGAGCAATGTTAAGCCATCCATTCTGGCAGCGGCTTGCGTCGCGGCAGCCCGTTGCCTCACGCCGAATGTGCGAGCCTGGAACAACCACCTGACCAGTGTAACCGGGTACAACTATCAGCAGATTCATGGCATCTGTAGCGTGCTGGTGTTCGACTTGAAACCGCTATCAACATCACCCGCCTTGAAAGTATCTACACGTAAACGCTCCGTGACTGATTCAGGATATCGGTCCAAATCGGAGGATGACTCGAACACGAGCGATGACGATAGCTGCTCAAGTTGCAGCACATGCAGCAGCGTCGAATGCGCCAGTGAAGCTTCTTCAAGCTCTTCTAGCAGCGAATCCGGGGAAACTTGTGCTAAAAGACAAAAAGTAAGTTACGATTTGAAATAGGGACTGTTGCCCCCTTCGACAGGATCGTTGGTAGTCccaccttttttcttcttatacGTTATATTCATTCTGTATTCTGTATTGTTATTTAATTGAACACTTAGCCATAGGGCTCTATACATGAAATATCGGAAGGTAGTAGAGCGTAACGTCTATCTATGCGAACCACAAGTCCGAATACGATCGAGGAAAGATTGTAGCGCAATTGAATAGCAGTTAAATATTTGGCCCTAGACTTGGCTCAACCCCTCAGATCAGTTTGAAATGATGCCCATTTATGACTGGTTTCGTTCCACAGGTTAGGTTCTGCGGTAGTTTAGAAAATACAAACTGTGAGCGAAAGATGGGAGAAAGAGAGCGGTTAGCAAATACAATTGAATACATCATTTGAACTGGATAATTATACGTACTTtaggttttttctgtttcgtcGACATAAACCCGATACACATGGAATTGGTCGTATGTGCCCATAGCAAATCTCCGTCCCCGCTGGCAGTGTTGTAGATGATCGACAGTGAACCAGCGTGAATCGCTTTCTGCTTCGATAGGAACGGTGACTCTAGGAGCTTCTTTTTGTACGTTAAATGTTGCGAGGTGATGGGGCAGTTGCAGCCTATCAGGTCGTCGACCAATTCCTTGGCAAACAGTGTTTTCATTAGGTACTCTCCGTTGCCAGTGGTGCAGGATGCCGCCGACATGCTGGAGCTTTCGTCCATCATCGCCCAACACCCGGCACCGTACGTTGCAGCCTGGCCCACTCTTCCACTTAGCTTCAGCATCAGCCCACCGGAGCTGCACCCGGCTACTATCGATCCTTCGGCATCGACGCAAACGGCACCGACCGTGTCCAGGGGGGACAGTTTGGCCCGATTGATTTCCTCGTACTGCATTATTTGTGCCCTGTAATGGTCATACTTTTTTGCCGCCTTCCCAGAAATCATATGCTCCGCGGGGACTAGCTGAAGGCCAATCTCGCGTGCATATGCCGATGCACCCTGGCCAGCCAGCACCATCGGTGGTATTCGGCCGAAGCTGAGCAGCTTTGATTGTCGCTCGCAGAGGTTCCTTGCCAGACTGATTGGATTCTTCACATCGGTCACACTCGTACACGCACCGAACTGCAACGAAGCTCCGTCCATGATGCAGGCATCACATTCCACCTGTCGGTCCCAGTTCAGATTCGACCCAATGCCCGCATTGGTGGCGGTAGAGTTTTCCAGTATGACGATAGCCCTTTCGCACGCATCCAATGCGCTGCCGCCAGCGTACAGCACATTGACCGATTGATTACATGCCTCTCGGCAGACGTTCTGGTACAGTGTTTCATCCAAGAAATTCCCAGCCCCTGATGAAGATTGAAAGGAATTACTTGTCGTTCGCTCAACACCATAATCTTTTAGCCTACCCGTATGGACAGCCACAAAACCAGTCATTGTTTTTAGCCCACTGCACTTGGTTACATTTGGGAAGAAGATTACAGTTCGGTTAATCGATTTCAGGCTATATTTGCAAATCCTGCCAAACAACAGCGGTATCCGTTTTGAGGGCAAagtaaattgtttgtttatgtctCATGTCCAACGTCTGTAGAAGAGGCAGGGTTTCATCTCGTTTGTTTGGCTCCGCCATTGATTTGACAGTAGCATTTTAAATAGTTCAACAACAATGTTGCTTTAATTTTGCTTATCCAATCGAAAAGGGGTTCCTGGGGTAAAACGCACCGCTTTAGGAAAACTATTTAGTTTACAACGAGCTTTTTCAGCCACTATTCACTATTCGAATCCACACCGTCGAGGTGTTGAGCCCCatcgctcatgggccgattttctattATTTCCTATTATTACCTTAACAACatatatattttcaaacaaaagatAACTTTTTGGTATAGTAACCTGTCTTTCTGGCGCGATGATTGAACGATGTAACAGTTTAAGTTTCCGATGCACTTTTAAAATCTCTAAATACCTGGTGAAAAAACATTGCTTTGACATTTCACTAcagtttttccaccggaaTCGTATCagctggtttgtttgtttacttgtaCTTGCTTTTCGGCTCGATGTAACTAGTACGCCGGGAAAATTCATGTTGCGTAGCAGTCGAAAGTGTTAAATAGTTACATAGTGAATACACAATTTGAAATGTTAGCGAAATTTCGGGGCACCCTGCTTGGGGCACTCGTGGGCGATTGCTGCGGAGCTCCATTCGAAGGTCAACTGATGGACAGTGGTTCAAAATTGATCTTGAGAAAAAATTTGGACAAATTGGAAGGGCCTGCTTTCAAAGGTTTGCGGTTGATAATGGGTAGAAAAATATGCGATTACGCCTTCAATATGGCTTTTTTCCCTGTTTAGCACCTTACAAAAAGTATACTGACGATACGGCGATGACCTTGCAAGTCACCAAGACGCTACTCGACCCGAATGGATTCTCCCAGAAGCTGTTGGCAAAGAATTTCGTCGTCGAATTCTTCAAGGAATCCAACCGAGGTTATGGGGCCGCTATCGGAGAAGTTTTCCGAAAGCTTCGACTGACCAAAGTGTCCGACCCGACGGGTCCCGCAATGGCACAATTTAACGGCAGTGGATCATATGGAAACGGTGCAGCCATGAGGGTTTCGCCGGTTGCGCTGTACTGTGTCAACAAAAGTGTGTCCGACCTGGTTAAGTTGGTAACGGACACGGCTACGGTTACGCATACGAATGTGCTCGGGGTGAATGGCGCTGTTCTGCAAGCTTTAGCCATCCGGCAGAGTTTATTACTGAAACCTGATGAGCCATTCTGTTGGAAAGCGTATCTTGAGGCGCTCAAAAAAGACATAGTcgaggtggaaaaggaaaacgatccCGATCTAGATGCGAACCCCAATGCGTATGAAATGCAACTGAAGAACATGGAAAAACTGTTGGACAATACCGTCGAGGCATCCGATGAGAATGTTTTGAATCTCTTGGGACACAGTGTGGCGGCTTTATACTCCGTCCCAACCGCCATCTATTGCTTTTTACGACACACGAAAGCAACTGCGGACGACGTAAGTTGTGTATACATTTTCCGTTGAaaaattcttttttaaatatatcgtCAAAATTGGCTTTTATTTCCAGCCGACCGGAAAAGCTTTTCGCCACACGCTAGAGTACGCCATTTCACTCGGTGGCGATTGTGACACAATCGGGAGTATGGCATGTGCGATAAGTGGAGCTTATTATGGAGATTCCGTTATCTCACCAGCATTGCTGAAACACTGCGAAAGTGCCGACAATATCAGTGCTCTCGCAGAACAATTGTACAAGGTAGTCGAATCAAAATCGTAATCTCTGCTGGAGAATGTTTGAAGTCGGCTCGGTCACAAAATGTAGGTATAATTGCGAAATAAATAGATCAGAAGGACAAGTTTTGCTTCTCAATATGTAGCATTCGCCACACTTTTCGTTGGGTGAATTTAAACTGAAAGATAGTTTTTTAATTATATAATTTTAGTCATTCTCTTTAACATTCCTATTACTCATTCGGCGTTCTTGTAAGTGAcgttgggaaaattaaaaacaattcttTTTATTATCAATGTTAGatttattctcttttttttctcatttgttttgtgaaattgaatgtttaaTGTTCAGCCCGCGTTTGTTAA from Anopheles coustani chromosome 3, idAnoCousDA_361_x.2, whole genome shotgun sequence harbors:
- the LOC131258974 gene encoding cyclin-J-like protein, whose translation is MDALSGCPSENPCCNKSLCTEYDYDILDNLKENEIYRWKVNLGPSLHESRNAMVEMIRNLAEEHAYRRTTVHLAIYMFDVFMSHHAAVAERLNLVALTCFYVACKIEENEPCIPSTKTLCSFVEDSLTPGDFIAFEVIILNFFNWYVTIPTAATFLDFFAMHSLQMDDFITPSSAAEMSEASFARFKREIIESSLEYLDVTLGHPKMSNVKPSILAAACVAAARCLTPNVRAWNNHLTSVTGYNYQQIHGICSVLVFDLKPLSTSPALKVSTRKRSVTDSGYRSKSEDDSNTSDDDSCSSCSTCSSVECASEASSSSSSSESGETCAKRQKVSYDLK
- the LOC131258972 gene encoding threonine aspartase 1, whose amino-acid sequence is MTGFVAVHTGAGNFLDETLYQNVCREACNQSVNVLYAGGSALDACERAIVILENSTATNAGIGSNLNWDRQVECDACIMDGASLQFGACTSVTDVKNPISLARNLCERQSKLLSFGRIPPMVLAGQGASAYAREIGLQLVPAEHMISGKAAKKYDHYRAQIMQYEEINRAKLSPLDTVGAVCVDAEGSIVAGCSSGGLMLKLSGRVGQAATYGAGCWAMMDESSSMSAASCTTGNGEYLMKTLFAKELVDDLIGCNCPITSQHLTYKKKLLESPFLSKQKAIHAGSLSIIYNTASGDGDLLWAHTTNSMCIGFMSTKQKKPKFVFSKLPQNLTCGTKPVINGHHFKLI
- the LOC131258973 gene encoding ADP-ribosylhydrolase ARH3-like, which translates into the protein MLAKFRGTLLGALVGDCCGAPFEGQLMDSGSKLILRKNLDKLEGPAFKAPYKKYTDDTAMTLQVTKTLLDPNGFSQKLLAKNFVVEFFKESNRGYGAAIGEVFRKLRLTKVSDPTGPAMAQFNGSGSYGNGAAMRVSPVALYCVNKSVSDLVKLVTDTATVTHTNVLGVNGAVLQALAIRQSLLLKPDEPFCWKAYLEALKKDIVEVEKENDPDLDANPNAYEMQLKNMEKLLDNTVEASDENVLNLLGHSVAALYSVPTAIYCFLRHTKATADDPTGKAFRHTLEYAISLGGDCDTIGSMACAISGAYYGDSVISPALLKHCESADNISALAEQLYKVVESKS